The nucleotide window CAGGCGGCTGCTAGGAAGGAAGAAGAACCGTGAAGGTAAAAAAAGCGCAGGCTGCGTTCAAAGTCGCGCCTTCCCGCAGCCAGGCTGTTTTCCGCCTGCGCCTGGGCCGCCCGGGCCGCATCGAGTTCTTTTTGAACGAGCAGCAGGCGTTGTTCCAGCTTTTGCTGTTCGGCGGCGGCATTTTGCAAGCGGGCGTCGAGGCGCAGGATTTCCTGCAGGAGGCGGCTTTCTTCGTTCTGGCTGTTCTGAAGGCGCTGCCTTAGAACCTCTTTTACATCGTTTGCCTTAGAGGCGGGAATGTTTACCATCAAAAGAAAGAAAAAAACAACAAATACGAGGACCCGCCGCTTCATGGCCATCCCTCCCTGTGTAAAATATTCGCCGGGATGATGATAACTCCTGCTTTATTGGAAAAAAATGTTAAAAATAAGATGCCTCCGGTTTGCCTTGACAGATCTAGGGGAAAAGTTTATAATAAATTTGCATTGTTGACAAGGGCGTGTAGCTCAGTTGGGAGAGCGCTAGAATCGCACTCTAGAGGCCAGGGGTTCGAATCCCCTCACGTCCACCAAAAAGGTATATAAGGGCGCGTAGCTCAGTGGGAGAGCGCTTGACTCACATTCAAGAGGTCGCAGGTTCAATCCCTGCCGTGCCCACCAGGGAAAACAAGGTATCGCAAGGGTTTAAAGCATCATGAACAGCTTCCTGTAGGGAGAAACAGGAAGCTGTTCACATTTTGTTCACCTATAGTCTTCAATAGTCTCCAACGCTGGCAGTTGCTAACTGCCGGCTTTTTTTGTGTCGCTGATGCCGAAGAGGAAGGAGTTGAGCCGTTCCGCCTTCCGGTCGTCAAGTCTTTCAGGAAAATTAAAGTTGCTGATAATCGTAGCTGGCATACTGGCTGCCTCGGTCAGAATGGATGATCAATCCCCGGCGAGGACGGCGGTTGGTGATGTCCATATAGCTAGGTATAGCCACCCTTCCTCGGTATTGATATACGTGATATACGTTAGCCAGCTTTTATTGGGGATATTAGCAGTAAACTCCCTGTTTGAGATGTTTTCGGCCACCAGAAGGTTGTGCCTGGAGACGGTGGTCACCTTGAATTTGCGTTTTTGGATGGCCTGGATCCCTGCTTCTCGCATCAGCCGCTCAGCCCTCTTTTTGCCGCAGTGGATACCAACCCTGCCCAGATGCTTATGGATGCGGGGACTGCCGTATGTTTTACGGCTCTTGTTGCTCGTTCCTCCTGGACGATTGCCACCTCCTTTTTCAAGCGGCGGTTTTCCTCTTTCAGATCGGTGCCGGCATCTGCTTCCCTATGCCGGGGAAGGCTTGTTAGCTGTATAAGTGAACACAATTAACCCTTTTTAGATTATTATTCACGCAGATAATTTAAGTCAAATATAAATTATATAATTCTAAAATGACTTTAAGAAATAGTGAAATAAAAACAAGCCAAGAAAATAGATGCTAAATTAAGTTAAAGATGACTTAAAAGTGGGGTTATTTGTTTTAGGGTTGCGTTTGAGTAAAGCGATATAATAAAGCTTTTATAGGCTGGCATAAAAATTGCTATTTTAACGTAGTTAGAATTTTAATAAGCCTGGTATTTATTTACCGGGACAAAACATGGGATAGGAAGAAGGGGGAAGAAAGATGCCTCAGGATAATTGGCTGAACAAGGCTGAATTAACAAAAATGCATAAGGAACATTTATGGCTCCACCTTACAAATCATAAGATTTTTGAACAACAGGAGCCACAAATTATGGTAAAAGGGAAGGGATGTTATGTAAAAGATATTGATGGTAATGAATACCTGGATGCCTTATCAGGTGGGGTATGGTGTGTAAACGTTGGTTATGGCCGGGAGAAAATAGCAAAAGCAGTATATGAACAATTAATAGAGCTAGCGTACTATGCCGGCACTGCGGCTACGCCCCCGTATATTATGCTGGCTACAAAGCTTGCCTCATTAACTGGCTTGCCGAAAGCTTTCTTCTCCAACAGCGGTTCTGAGGCAAATGAAAAAGCATTTAAGATGGCCCGGCAGTATTTTCATAAAAAATATCCTGGCAAGAACAAGTATAAAATTGTTTATCGTTATCGTGATTATCATGGTACCACTTTTGCAGCCATGAGTGCTACCGGCCAACCCGAAAGAAGGCTGGGATATGAACCATTGCTTGAAGGCTTTGTGGAAATACCCCATGCTTTATGTTATCGTTGTCACTTTAACAAAACATATCCAAGCTGCGATATAGATTGCGCACGTGCCCTCGAAGATTTAATTAAGAAAGAAACTCCGGAGGCAATCGCTGCCGTTATAGTCGAACCCATTACGGCAGGTGGAGGTATTATACCACCGGTAGCTGAGTACTATCAAGTACTACAGGAGATATGCAAGAAATATGAAATACTCCTTATTATGGATGAAGTAGTGAACGGCTTTGGCCGTACGGGCAAGATGTTTGGGCATCAGCACTATAACGTAGAACCTGATATGATTACTATGGCCAAAGGCATAGCCAGTTCATATATACCGCTTTCTGCTACAATGGCTTCCCAAGAGATATTTGATGAATTTGTAGTAGATCTAAGTGATAAGCTGGGGTATTTCCGTGATATAAGCACATATGGCGGGTGCACTGCAGCGTTTGCAGCGGCATTAGAAAACATAAAGATTATAGAAGAAGAAAATCTGGTCGAGAACAGCGCCAAGATGGGTGAATACCTACTTGGAGAATTAAAGGAATTGGAAAGCCTACCCATGGTTGGTGAGGTCAGGGGTAAAGGTCTTTTTGCCGGCATTGAGATTGTAAGTGACAAGAAGACAAAAGAGCCGGCTTCTGAAGATTACGTAGCTCGGATAGTAGCAGAAGTCAAAAAACAGGGCGTTCTTATCGGTAAGATGAACAGAAGCATTCCTTCCCTCAATAATGTTCTTACCATGGCTCCGCCATTGATAATCAATAAAGATGAGGTTAACAGGATCGTTACAGCGATACGGAATGCATTAGAAAAAGTTAAATAAAGACAGAAAATAAGGGGGCTTAATCATAATGATAATTGGTGTTCCTAAAGAGATAAAAGATAAAGAAGGCAGAGTATCCCTTACACCGGCAGGTTGTAAGATGCTGGTCAAGATGGGTCATAAAGTTATAGTTGAAGCTGGAGCTGGTAACATTAGCGGTTTTTCTGACGCCGAATACCAAGCAGCAGGGGCAATAATGGAAGAAAGCCCAGCAAAGATTTTTTCAGAAGCGGATTTAATACTCAAAGTTAAAGAGCCACTTCCCCCCGAATACTCATTATTAAAAGAAGGACAGGTCCTTTTCACTTACCTCCACTTGGCGGCTGATAAAGAGCTTACCGAGGTTCTTTTAAAGAAAAAAATTGTCGGTATTGCTTATGAAACGGTAGAACTAAAGGATGGCAGCCTGCCGCTTTTAAAACCCATGAGTGAAATTGCAGGCAAGATGTCTGTCCAGATCGGGGCTAGGTTACTTGAAAAACCCTTTGGTGGCAAAGGCGTTCTCCTTGGTGGGGTACCAGGCGTTGCTCCGGGGGTAGTAGTTATAGTTGGGGCTGGAGTTGTAGGCACATCTGCGGCCAAGATAGCTGTGGGATTAGGGGCCGAAGTCTATGTACTAGATATCAATGCTGAGCGACTGCGCTATCTAGATGATATATTTGGTGGCCGGGTTAAGACCCTGATTTCAAATGAATATAATCTAGAATATGCAATAAGCAAGGCGGATTTATTGATAGGCGGGGTCCTGGTGCCAGGGTATAAAGCCCCTCGCATAGTAACTGAAGAAATGATCAAGAAGATGGCGCCTGGTTCTGTGGTAATAGATGTAGCCATTGACCAGGGCGGATGCATTGAAACAGTAGACCGGGTGACAACGCACAGCAATCCTACTTTTGAGAAGTTTGGTGTTATCCATTACAGCGTTGCAAATATTCCCGGTTCGGTACCACGGACGTCAACTCTAGCTTTAACCAGCGCAACTCTTCCGTACCTTTTAGAGATTGTGAACAAGGGTTGGGAGAGGGCAATAAGAGAAAATCAATACCTGGCCAAAGGCGTAAATACATTTGATGGCAAGCTTACAAATAAAGGTGTGGCGGAAGCTCACGATATGCCATATTACCCGTTAGTATTGTAACCCGATATAATTTACTCAAAAACAGCTTAATGCACAAAATAAGTAACTAATTCTATTTTCTTAATGGGGGTGGGGGGATATCCTGGTATACCCTCACCCCGCTTAGAGATAAGACTAATGCCGACAAAAATGCCAACATTAATCAGAAATAGAAGCGGTCTTATCTGTTTGCGAGATATACTTGCGGATTTTCCTGCTTGCCTTACTCTGGGATATATTTAGAGCTTTTGCCACCTTATAAGTGCTACCAAATTGCTTGTAAGCTTTAATTATTATTTCCCGTTCAACCTTTTCCAAAATCTCATCTAGTGAATTTTTCTCATTGAATGTAAGGTTATATAGAGAATTTGGCGCTGGGTGGAGGTTAGCAGATAGATGCTTTGGCTGGATAATTTTTTCATTTACAGTAACTACCAGCCGTTCGACTAGGTGCTGTAGTTCTCTTATATTCCCAGGCCAGTTATATCTTAGTAAAATATCCAGAGTATCACGAGAGAATTGGTGAGAAACCTTATACTGCGCATTATACTTATCTAAAAAGAGGTTGAGGAGGGGAAGCACATCTTCGGGTCTTTCCCTTAAAGGTGGGATTTCAATATCAAACACCTTTAACCTGTAATAAAGATCCTCACGGAATTTCTTTTCATTTACCAGTTTATTTAAATCACGATTAGTGGCGGCGATAATTCTAACATCTATATTTTTCCAGGTAGTACTCCCAACAGGAAGAAAATGACGATTTTGAATAAGTTCGAGGAGTTTAGCCTGGATAGTGAAGGGGACTTCTCCAATCTCATCTAAAAACAGGGTCCCGCCGTGGGCCAGTTCTATAAGCCCTATCTTGCCGCCTTTACATGCACCAGTAAAAGCTCCAGTACTGTACCCAAAAAGCTCAGATTCAAACAAAGATTCGGGTATAGTGGCACAATTGATAGTAATAAATGGGCCGTCTTTTCGCCCGCTTATGCTGTGAATATACCTAGCCAGAACGCTTTTACCCGTTCCCGTCTCGCCTAGAAGCAAGATAGTAGAATCTGTTTGAGCTATACGTTGTAATGTATTAAGTAAAATTTTCATTTTTTTGCTGTGAAATAAGAGATCGCCAATGACCAGGTCTTTTTTGCGTAGCATTTTAATTTCTTGCTGATATTTTTCCAGCAGCCGCCGCGTTTCTTCTAAATTATGTTTAATTGAAGTTAGTTCTGTGATGTCACGACAATTTTCTACTATATATTCAATTTCTCCTTCCTCGTTAAATATAGGCGTTGCTGTTACAATAAGTTTATTACCGGTTGCTGTTTCTTGCTCGATGGTGAATTCCTTTTTCTCGGCTATTACCAGGGGTATAGGAGAAGCGGAACATAGTCCTTTTTCTGCTAATTGCCAAGCTTTCTTGCCGATGATTTCATGAACCTTGACCCCGTAATGTTTTTCAAAGGCTTTATTAGCGTAAAGGGTGGTACCGGTGCTATCAGTTATAAATATTTCGTCTTGACAGCTATCTAGGATTTTAGCTAACAGAGAAAAATCAAAATCGATATGTTTTATATTGCAAAGAGGTAATTCTTTCTCTTGGGTTGCCTTTTTAGCCATTTACTTTTCTCCTCCTTAAAGCACTGAAAGAATTTATATTTTTGCTATTCGCTATTAAGTGTTTATTTCCTGCCGGTGTTAATATTAATTAAGTCAAAAATAAAACAGTAATTCTTAGATGACTTAGACAATATTAATGTGTTAAAGAATGAATTATAGGTGAGCTTAAGTCAAAAATGGTTTATTCTACGTTTGGATTTAGGCTACAAAATAAAAGTTTGTAACAAAAAAGACAAAGGAATAAGGTTTAAATTATTATGGCATAAAATTTGCTTTAATAGTATTAAGGGGGGATGAGGTAATAAATTGCACACACAAAGAAATGAGTTTTTATATCTAGTTTAATATCTATCTGGGAATGGTAAGCGGAAATGGTTTTCCATTGTTTCTCTATCATAATCATATGAGGAGGTAATAATTGATGGCAAAAGTAAAAATGTCAGTTAGTGAGGCCATAGTAGAGCAGCTGTTAGCTGAAGGCGTAGAATATATGGCGGGTATTGTCGGGTCAGCTTTTATGGATTTACTCGACCTCTTGCCGGCGGCAGGGATCAAGTTTATCCCGGTACGTGATGAGCACACGGCGGGGCACATGATGGATGCTTACGGCAGGATAACCGGCAAAATCGGGGTGTGCATAGGACAAAACGGCCCTGGCATCACCAACCTCGTCACCAGCGTAGCGACCGCGAACCACGCGCATACTCCCATGTTAGTGCTTGGACCTTCTGCGGGAACACCCACTGTAGGATGGGACGGTTTCCAGGAGGTAGACCAGGTACCTATTTTTAAGCCCATTACCAAAGCTGCTTTCAGGATCCCTCACCCCGGACGGGCTGCAGATTGTATTCGTACGGCCATACGCATAGCATATGCCGAGCGAGGGGTTGTATATCTAGATATTCCCAGAGATTATTTTTACGGTGAATTAGAGGACGAAATCCTGCCACCACAAAAATATCGTTCGATAACACCTACAGTTCCTGACCCGGAAAGTTTAAACAGAGCTGCTGCTATCCTGGCAGAGGCTAAAAAACCAGTAATAATTTCAGGCCGGGGTGTAGTCGACGCTGACGCCGTAGAAGTGGTCGCTAAAATAGCCGAGTATTTGACCGCGCCGGTAGCCATGTCTTACCTGCATAACGACGCATTCCCGGCCAAACATGAATTATGGGTAGGCCCGATTGGTTACATGGGTTCCAAAGCTGCCATGTATGCAGTTAAAGATGCTGATGTAATCCTGGCGATTGGTTGTCGCCTGTCCGTTTTCGGAACTCTGCCTCAATACGATATAGAGTACTTTACTGGCAACCAGAGGATAATACAAATCGATGTCAACCCTAAACAGATCGGGCGCCGTCACCCGGTGGAACTGGGTATTGTGGGTGATGCTCGCATAGCTGCCCAAGAAATCCTTGCCAGGTTAATGGCTAAGGGAGAACGCAAGCCTGACGAGGCTCGCTTGGCAGAAATCCGTAAATTAAAAGCCGACTGGGAAGAGGAGATCAAATCTCTTGCAATGAAAGAAGGCAATCCTATTAACCCGCGTCGGGCCTTGTATGAAATAGCCAACGCCCTTCCCGAAGATTGTATAGTCACCACAGACATCGGCAATGTATCATCCACAGCCAACAGCTATTTAAAATTTAACAAAGCACGCAAGCATATCGCGTGCCTGACAATGGGCAATACCGGCTTTGCTTATCAAGCGGGATTGGGAGCCAAGCTTGCCGCGCCTGAGTGTCCAGTACTTGCCATTGTTGGTGATGGTGCCTGGGGCATGAGTTTTTATGAAGTCATGACGGCGGTAGAGCAGAACCTGCCCGTAATTGCCTGCGTATTCAACAACGGCTGCTGGGGTGCTGAGAAAAAGAACCAAGTTGATTTTTATAATAATCGTTTTTATGGTGTAGACATTAAAGAACCCAGCTGGGCCGAACTAGCCAGGGTAATGGGCGCCAAGGGGATAAGGATTGATAAGCCTGAGGAGATTAGGGAGGCTTTAGATGAGGCCTTTAAATCTGAACAACCGGTTGTATTGGAGTTTATGGTAGACGGAACACAGTTGGCTCCTCCTTTCAGGAAAGATGCGCTGGCTTTGCCAAAACGTTACCTTCCCAAATATGCCAATCTTGACTACCGTAACTGGTAAATGAGTTTACTCACAAGTGGGATAAGCATTAGTCTTATCCCACTTGTGAAATACTATTATATAGATTTTAATATCTTGAGATATATGAAACGAGATATATAAAAAATATATACAACTAGTAGGAAAAAACATTTTAGGCGAATGGTTATAGAGGCTCAAAAGTATTTAGGGACATGTAATGGGGTGTAAAATGTGAGTGAGGTTGCCAACAAAAAGCCAAAAGTTGTAGTAAAAAATTTAACAAAAAAATTCGGCGAGCTTCTTGTTTTAAATGATATTTCTTTTAGTGTTTATGAGGGAGAATTTCTTTGCATAGTAGGTCCTACTGGATGTGGCAAGACAACCTTTTTAAACTGCCTATCAAAATTATATGCGCCAACGAAAGGGAACATTTATATTGATGGTGAAGTGGCCGATCCCAAAAAGCACAATATTTCTTTCGTATTCCAGGAACCATCTTGTATGCCTTGGCGTACTGTTAAACAGAATGTTGCATATGGTATGGAGATAAAAAAAGTCCCAAAGGAAGAATTAGAAGAACGTTTGGAGAAGATTTTGGAACTGGTAGGCTTGACTAGTTGTGCTGACCTATATCCCAATCAGATATCCGCCAGTATGGAGCAGCGGGTTGCTATTGCCAGGGCTTTTGTAGTCAATCCTGATATCTTATTAATGGATGAACCCTACGGCCAGCTTGATATAAAGTTGCGTTATTATTTGGAAGACGAGCTTATCCGTATATGGAAGGAGCTAAAATCTACTGTTATTTTTGTAACCCATAATATTGAGGAAGCAGTCTACCTCGCTGAACGCATTCTTGTACTCACTAATAAACCCACGACTATCAAAGAGGAGGTGATAGTTGATCTTCCGCGCCCAAGGGACTTTAGAGACCCGCAATTTGTGGC belongs to Moorella humiferrea and includes:
- the xsc gene encoding sulfoacetaldehyde acetyltransferase, with protein sequence MAKVKMSVSEAIVEQLLAEGVEYMAGIVGSAFMDLLDLLPAAGIKFIPVRDEHTAGHMMDAYGRITGKIGVCIGQNGPGITNLVTSVATANHAHTPMLVLGPSAGTPTVGWDGFQEVDQVPIFKPITKAAFRIPHPGRAADCIRTAIRIAYAERGVVYLDIPRDYFYGELEDEILPPQKYRSITPTVPDPESLNRAAAILAEAKKPVIISGRGVVDADAVEVVAKIAEYLTAPVAMSYLHNDAFPAKHELWVGPIGYMGSKAAMYAVKDADVILAIGCRLSVFGTLPQYDIEYFTGNQRIIQIDVNPKQIGRRHPVELGIVGDARIAAQEILARLMAKGERKPDEARLAEIRKLKADWEEEIKSLAMKEGNPINPRRALYEIANALPEDCIVTTDIGNVSSTANSYLKFNKARKHIACLTMGNTGFAYQAGLGAKLAAPECPVLAIVGDGAWGMSFYEVMTAVEQNLPVIACVFNNGCWGAEKKNQVDFYNNRFYGVDIKEPSWAELARVMGAKGIRIDKPEEIREALDEAFKSEQPVVLEFMVDGTQLAPPFRKDALALPKRYLPKYANLDYRNW
- a CDS encoding ABC transporter ATP-binding protein; this encodes MSEVANKKPKVVVKNLTKKFGELLVLNDISFSVYEGEFLCIVGPTGCGKTTFLNCLSKLYAPTKGNIYIDGEVADPKKHNISFVFQEPSCMPWRTVKQNVAYGMEIKKVPKEELEERLEKILELVGLTSCADLYPNQISASMEQRVAIARAFVVNPDILLMDEPYGQLDIKLRYYLEDELIRIWKELKSTVIFVTHNIEEAVYLAERILVLTNKPTTIKEEVIVDLPRPRDFRDPQFVAIRKRVTDLIKWW
- a CDS encoding aspartate aminotransferase family protein, producing MPQDNWLNKAELTKMHKEHLWLHLTNHKIFEQQEPQIMVKGKGCYVKDIDGNEYLDALSGGVWCVNVGYGREKIAKAVYEQLIELAYYAGTAATPPYIMLATKLASLTGLPKAFFSNSGSEANEKAFKMARQYFHKKYPGKNKYKIVYRYRDYHGTTFAAMSATGQPERRLGYEPLLEGFVEIPHALCYRCHFNKTYPSCDIDCARALEDLIKKETPEAIAAVIVEPITAGGGIIPPVAEYYQVLQEICKKYEILLIMDEVVNGFGRTGKMFGHQHYNVEPDMITMAKGIASSYIPLSATMASQEIFDEFVVDLSDKLGYFRDISTYGGCTAAFAAALENIKIIEEENLVENSAKMGEYLLGELKELESLPMVGEVRGKGLFAGIEIVSDKKTKEPASEDYVARIVAEVKKQGVLIGKMNRSIPSLNNVLTMAPPLIINKDEVNRIVTAIRNALEKVK
- a CDS encoding sigma-54 interaction domain-containing protein gives rise to the protein MAKKATQEKELPLCNIKHIDFDFSLLAKILDSCQDEIFITDSTGTTLYANKAFEKHYGVKVHEIIGKKAWQLAEKGLCSASPIPLVIAEKKEFTIEQETATGNKLIVTATPIFNEEGEIEYIVENCRDITELTSIKHNLEETRRLLEKYQQEIKMLRKKDLVIGDLLFHSKKMKILLNTLQRIAQTDSTILLLGETGTGKSVLARYIHSISGRKDGPFITINCATIPESLFESELFGYSTGAFTGACKGGKIGLIELAHGGTLFLDEIGEVPFTIQAKLLELIQNRHFLPVGSTTWKNIDVRIIAATNRDLNKLVNEKKFREDLYYRLKVFDIEIPPLRERPEDVLPLLNLFLDKYNAQYKVSHQFSRDTLDILLRYNWPGNIRELQHLVERLVVTVNEKIIQPKHLSANLHPAPNSLYNLTFNEKNSLDEILEKVEREIIIKAYKQFGSTYKVAKALNISQSKASRKIRKYISQTDKTASISD
- the ald gene encoding alanine dehydrogenase; its protein translation is MIIGVPKEIKDKEGRVSLTPAGCKMLVKMGHKVIVEAGAGNISGFSDAEYQAAGAIMEESPAKIFSEADLILKVKEPLPPEYSLLKEGQVLFTYLHLAADKELTEVLLKKKIVGIAYETVELKDGSLPLLKPMSEIAGKMSVQIGARLLEKPFGGKGVLLGGVPGVAPGVVVIVGAGVVGTSAAKIAVGLGAEVYVLDINAERLRYLDDIFGGRVKTLISNEYNLEYAISKADLLIGGVLVPGYKAPRIVTEEMIKKMAPGSVVIDVAIDQGGCIETVDRVTTHSNPTFEKFGVIHYSVANIPGSVPRTSTLALTSATLPYLLEIVNKGWERAIRENQYLAKGVNTFDGKLTNKGVAEAHDMPYYPLVL